A window of Glycine soja cultivar W05 chromosome 13, ASM419377v2, whole genome shotgun sequence genomic DNA:
TGAGTGGCTGAGAAATAAAAACTAAGCACCTTTCTAAAATCCTTCAGCAATGTAGTCCtatattttttacatcattCTCAATCACATGCGTCCCACGTGCCAGTCTCTGGTCACCAAAACTCTGACGCGACACTTGGGTTTTGGTCACCGGCCACTCCCTTCTCTGTTTCAGCCCTCAGATCTTCGTTTTGGTGCTGTTTGGACAATGGGTTTGTACACCCTCGTCCCTTGGcctatatttgttttcttagaTTTTGTGCTACGCGTCTGTTACTAGATACTTGCCCTTGAATTCTCAAAATGACATCTATGAATTCCATTCTCACTTCTACTCCTCCTCTCTCTGGAACTCCCACTATTACTACTCAAAAACTCAACTGGAAAAATTATCTATCTTGGTCTGCCTCGGTTGAGTtatggtttcttgttcaagaggCACTTGATCATCCTGGTTGGTGACAAGCCATGATTGCTGAAATGCAGGCTCTTGAGAATAGTGACACATGGGAATTAGTTCCTCTTCCTCCTCAGAAGAAGACAGTTGACTACAAATGGGTTTATGATGTTAAAGTCGGGCCTAATGATGAGGTTCATGGACCTAAGGTTCGGTTTGTTGCcaaaggctacactcagatttaTGGCCTTGATTATTGTGACACCTTCTCTCCTGTGGCCAAGATCACAACTGTTTGGCTTTTCTTAGCTATGGAAGTTATTCGTCATTGGCCTTTTTATCAATTAGACATAAAAAATGTCTTTCTTCATGATGATTTAGAGGAGGAAATCTATATGGAGCTCAGAGGGAGCCTGGTTTGGTGTGTAAATTGCATCGACCTCTCTATGGACTCAAGCAGTCACCACGTACTTGGTTTGGAAAATTTAGCCATATTGTTCAGAATTTTGGAATGAAGCAAAgtgaagttttattttttattgtcatacTTCTCCCAGGAAGTGTGTTTATCTAATTGTCTATGTTGATGACTTTGTTATTATAGGGAATGATGCTGTCAAAATTTCCCAACTAAAGCAACACTTATTCAGTCATTTTCAGACCAAAGACCTTGGCTGCCTAAAGTACTTTCTTGGTATTGAAGTGGCCCAATCAAAGGAGGGTGTTGTCATTTCAGAGAAAATATGCTCTGGACATTTTAGAAGAGACAAGTATGACTAATTGTAGGCCTATTGATAGTCCTATGGATCCAAATCAGAAGTTAATGTCAGATCAAGGTGAACCTTTTCTAGATCTAGAGAGGTATAGAAGTCTGGTTGGGAAACTCATTTATCTCACAATTACAAGGCTTGATCTATCATTTTTAGTCGGAGTTGTCAGTCAATTTATGCAGGATCCTCACATTGACCACTGGAATGCTGTGATTTGCATTCTTAGATACATCAAAAAGACTCGAGGACATGGATTATTGTATAAAGATAATGGAAATACCCAAATTTGTGGGTATTGTGATGCCAATTGGGCAGGTTGTCCCATAGACAAACGATCCACCACTAGATACTGTGTATCCTTTGGAGGAAATATTGTCTCTTGGAAAAGCAAGAAATAGAGTGTTGTTGCCCGATCAAGTGCAGAAGCAGAATATAGAGCTATGTCTCATGTTACTTGTGAATTGGTGTGGATTAAACAACTTcttcaagaattaaaattttgtgatGTTCAGCATATGAAGTTGTATTTTGAGGATCAGGAAGCTCTTCACATCACTTCTAATCCTGTATTTCATGAgaaaactaaacatatagagattgatTGCCATTTTGTTCGGGAAAAACTGCAGTCCAAATAAATCAGTACTGGATTTATTAGCTCCAACAGCCAGCTTGCAGACATCTTGACCAAGTCCTTGGGAGGTCCCCAAATCCACTTTATATGTTCCAAGCTTGGAGCACACAATTTATATGCTcaagcttgagggggagtgttaaaGTTGTTGTTTAATCAtgttttattaatgttttatatttctagCTTGTTGTAGAAGCTCATAGAAGCTGTCCTGTAATCTGTCTCCATAGGCTAGGCTGTAGTCTTCATCATGAACTATTTTTTGTACTATCTgttaattctctctctctctctctctcacacacacacacatatatatacatctCTCAGCAAACTAAGGCTGAGGATCCTTTTTGTGTGCATATTTTCATACTCAAACATTTCTAGTGTAACTACAGCACAAAACTTTATTCCATTGTTTGGTGAGAGGGGTCCAGTTAAAGGGAAAGAACCCGTACTTATATCTTCTGATCATTCTACTAATAATTATATCTGCTGATCATTCTACTAATAATACTGCTAAAGCCAATTTCTAGAAACAATTATTTATTGCCTGGTTCTGCCTTTTCCTGTTAATATCTTCTGACAATATAGACTGTTGTTCATTATTTGATGTCGTGGCCTTCGTATATGATTGGTTAACCCTCTGAGCAAATTTGCTATCACCATAACAACTAAATTTTATGGGAAGGACAAAAGTTGTAGGGGTTTCAAACTTATTCCTTGTGGTAGACGAGCCTCTGAATTTAATGAGAATGAGTAATCACATTTGTaattctcttcctttctccatctACTGCTTAGCCTGAATCTCTATTttggctcttttttttttctgcagtgTCCAAACCCTGATTTCAATAAACCTGAGCATAGATGGAGGATGCTGCAGAGATCTTTAATCGAAGCAGTGGTGGATCTTCTAGCACCTAATGGGAAGGTAATTAGGCTTTGGAGTATCTTATAAAACAATTTCTTATCAATATGCATTTTATAGTCAGGTCTCCtccattaattttgttaaaatgggAAAAACAGGAAAATTGAGTGAAAACCGTGTGTCAGAGTATGTCAAAGTACACAACAGATGCACATTTATATAggttatttcattaattatacataaatagaGGATGTTCTATTTCCTCTAAATCAAAGATAATTTCCCTATAAACTGTAATTATTAATAGAATCAGAATATTAATTCTGATTTTCAACAAATCTTATAAAACACAATTGCTTATCACATCTGAGTGGAAGCCATGGACCTAACAGTACAAGAAAATAGTTGTTTTCAGTATTATATTTCCTGTTTAGTGACACTTTATTGTGCTCAGCGGTGATTTCACTTGTATTCTTTGAATACTTTTGAGTTTGTTACTATTGAGGCTTACTTAGACTATTGACATTGACCAGATCTTTCTGCAATCCGATGTAGAAGCTGTGGCAATAAGAATGAAAGAACAATTTTTTAGATATGGCAAGGGTAAGCTCGATTTGGAGCATTGGCAAAGTGAGTGGCTTGAGGAAAACCCATTTGGAGTTAGGTCAGATTGGGAAAGGCATGTTTTAGAGCGTGGGGCCCCCATGTACCGGATGATGTTTACTAAATCATCTGACATTAGGAAAGTGTGAGTTGCTAATGATGTAATCCAGAAATCTGGCTAATACATCAACCCCTCCAAACTCCAAAGGGTCACTATTTTTTGCAGAATCTATCACACTGCTAATGATTACTCCATGCCAGGGCTGTGTTGTGCTTGTTTGTAGGTAATATGAGAGCATTACACATTTTTGCAATCTTCTCTTTTATGGTATGGATTGATTCATCCATCTCATTCATCCAGCTTTCATTGCTGGGATAAACTTCCTTACAGTTTAGGGATGCAGTGGAATTGTTGATGAGCACAGTCAAATGTTCCATAAGGAGTTCTAACGTTATTGTGAAATGTGCTTAACTGCATACGATTCCTTAAGTTCAAGTTCAAGGTAATCTCCAAAGATGCACTTAAAAGTTTACCACTGAAATCAAAACTGTGGATCACAGATGACCAAAGTTAGCATTGTGTATATTTGTAACGAAGTTATGTGCGGCTTGGAAAATCATAATTTCTATGTATGGTATTATGACATGATATTGCATGCACATACATTTTATTTTGGTCTAGAAGATACAAATTAGTGAAGGGAATGCTAAAGCCAACGTTTTTCTTTTGACAGCAAAACCAACGTTTTTCCGTGACACAAAGGTTATGataattcaaatttgaatttagaaATTTGACGTTAATTTTTATGCGCTATCAATGTGAAGATTTgtatactattaattaattgtaaatCGTGTTAAGTATCACTTTCaatataattcttaaaaaagtCAGCAAATTCagcatgtataataattttttatgggatatatatataacttatacACTTCCAATATGTAAGGGGCAAGTTTTCAACCTCCCTCAAAAACTTCCAATCTCCATATATAAACAATTGAAACATCTATCAAAGCCAACTCATACTTGGAGATTTAAAGTCATTTAATGATAAGAATGAGATGGTAGATTTTAGTAACCAAGTTGATGTGCCACTAGATTCAACTAATCAACTTGGTGACTTTGAGGACTGGATTAATCGACCTAATGAATATCTTGCAAAATATTCCTATTCAATCTCATATTGCTATAATGTGAATTTCTGAATGGGGCTAACTTTGAGTAAACTTTTGGGCATTATCTATGTTGTACTGTAAGTCTTGGGCATTATCTTGCAAAATATTCCTATTCAATCTCATATTGCTATAATATTCCTATTCAATCTCATTGTTCAAAGTTGGACTTTAAGTCTTTCCCATATGATCATtaaaattttcactaaaaaaacaTCTTAAGGTGACCTCTTATTGTGTGTAAGTGACTATTAAGCAGCAAATTCATATTGCAGTTTATTAAAAATTGCTGAAAGTTTACTGGTTTTTTTCATGACGAACCCATATGTaaatgtttgaaaataaaaatatttataaagtaaaaaaaattacaaaaaaaggaaggattACAATTTGAAATGTTTTCTTTTAACCACCAATCTTTCGTTTCTTTTTCTGTTGAACCTGTAAGTTAAACTTCTaagcctctttttttttttttataaaaaaaagtgtaattatATATTACGTATAATGTGATGAGACTTTTTAAAACAACAGTGACTAGGATGGTAGTTAACAAACATTGTTCTTGTAGCAAGTATAAAGACAATGTTAGTTATGATAAtagtcaaaaaatgaaaaatgaaaaaatatcgaaaaatgtaatatttaaaaatattattgtcttaatttgttgatttataataaaaaatctatttattaattttaaggatattttgggtatttattgagagaaaaaaattattttctcatttaACTTTTTGGTAGTttgaaatgagaaaaaaatattatcatgttGAATAtgcaggaaaaagagaaaatccagtaaataaagataaatgtgTTGTGCTCAAGGAGTCAAAGCAAACTATTCATTTGGTTCGTCAATTAAAAAGGACATATAATATGTAGTACATGGAAAAACATACTTCGACCCAGATTCATCTCACAAACATTATTGTAAATCCAGATCATTAAATTTACACAAGGATATCatggaaacaaaaaaagaatgcaataaaatatagaaaagagaaaggaagagggaggaaaataatatatatataaaaaaaaaacatacagtTTGGCATATTCAATAATTTCATTACAATGCGTAGTTAGTTCATATGGGTGGTTCGATTACAAACACAGATAATGACTTATGTGACTGACAATTACTCCTAAACTACACAATGAAATACCAGACTAGACTGACTAGTAATGATCTTGTATGAAGCAAAATAATGAACTTGGTTGCTTAAAAGTGCTTTTGAACCTCCCCAAAAATCGATATCATATCAGATCAATCATCAAGAGTTTGGTGTATCACAAACAAGATGGTGTAACACAAAGTGGTGCATAACACATCTTAACAGCAGCTGACAACAACTTGCCTACAACTAGTGCACAAAATGAAATTGTGGGTCAACAGGGTCAACAGAGTCCATTTCTTTGTGTACCAAAACTGAACACAAACTAACTTAAGACTCATTCAGATAAACACAAGCAATGTTATTGGCAGCATGTTTACAAACTATTCTACAAGCAAATATTTATACATGAGATGCTAAAGTGGAAAGATATAGCATCTACACAACTCATGTCttgctaattttttatttattttgccaACGTAATGTTTTCCATGGAAAATAAGATTCTACTACCAGAGAAAATTAAGGAGTTAAGGAGACCAGAACAAGGTATCAACCGGGAAAAGAAAATGCTGCCAAAACTAAAGCAAACACACAATTAGCAATAGCCAATAGAATCATCCAACAAACTAAGCAAGCTAAAGAGGTAACCTTAAAGATGATTTTATCAAAAcattaattatcatatatgtgtaaattcaaactttgaacaatgaattcaaaataaatattatatgcaAAATAGACAATACTCTGAAACAATATATATGATACCCAAACCTACACTTTCTAGCAACATAAAACCTACATTTCCAGCTGAAAGCACTTTCAAGCACATAAATGGCTAAAAGTTACACATTAAACTAAATACTAAGAGCATCAAAATCAAAGTTAACTCATAGTTAGCCATTCAGAAATTCAGATTATAGCATTCTGTTTGAAATCCATCCAAATCTCCTCCACCTTGTTGCTCATTCTGAGATTCATCAGGTTGACTAGTCCAATCCACAAGATCAGACCAACCAATAATAGGTCCATCAAACCAGTCCAACAAGTCAGCAATTTGATTAGTTGTATCCAGTGACACATCAACTCTATTACTAAAACCTACCATCTCATCCTCAACATCAAGTATGGGTTGGCTTTGAGAGATGTTTTGCAAGCAATTAAAACTTTTCTGAACCATGTCTGGAATGTAACTAAAGGGAGCATCAACTTGTTGCATAGCTTCATAAACCTGATCTATTGAGTTTGTAACATCCACCCTCCCATTATTATTAAGTGGCTCCATAGGAGTAGGATGGGAGGAGGAAGCACTTCCCCAAGCCATGTTTTGCATGAAGTTGGCTTCACTTTGATGCATGTTTTTCAAAGAATGATCACAGGTCCTAATCTTAGCATCCACCAGAGCAATGAAGGCCCTCAATTGATCCTCTTCCATGTTTATGAAACTTGGATCCGAAGTTGGATACTTGATGTTGGTGATCTCTTTATGCACTTTGGAAATCTCAGCTTCAATGATGTTCTTCCTATCCTCAACAAAGTCCTGAATACCAAACTTCTTGGGAGGTCTCTGATTCTTTTGAAACTCATAGTTTTGAAGTATGGAGTGTGCCAATACAGGGTCTTTGGGACAAGTCACTGGTTCAATGTCACCATTCCCATCATCATACACAATCAAGCATGCTTCAACTCCACACAAGGTGGAAAATtcagagattttttttataagtacttTCCTTCTCTCCATGAAAGTTTTCTTGCGAGATCTCTCATTTGAGAT
This region includes:
- the LOC114380910 gene encoding MADS-box transcription factor PHERES 2-like, with the translated sequence MGRARISLKHISNERSRKKTFMERRKVLIKKISEFSTLCGVEACLIVYDDGNGDIEPVTCPKDPVLAHSILQNYEFQKNQRPPKKFGIQDFVEDRKNIIEAEISKVHKEITNIKYPTSDPSFINMEEDQLRAFIALVDAKIRTCDHSLKNMHQSEANFMQNMAWGSASSSHPTPMEPLNNNGRVDVTNSIDQVYEAMQQVDAPFSYIPDMVQKSFNCLQNISQSQPILDVEDEMVGFSNRVDVSLDTTNQIADLLDWFDGPIIGWSDLVDWTSQPDESQNEQQGGGDLDGFQTECYNLNF